The genomic interval GCCGCGGTCGGTCAAACCAACATCATATTCTTCGACAGCAGCGGCCAGCAGATTTCGGCCTACGATATCGCGGTCACGCGCGACCTCAACGGCTTGCGCGCCGCGCTCAAACAGCTTTTGCCGAATGCGGACATCAAGATCGACGGCCTCGGCGACGGCATCATGCTTTCGGGTTGGGCCCAGAACCCGGTGGAAGCCCAGCAGGCGGCCGATCTGGCTGCACGCCTCGCGGGCGGCGCCGACAAGGTCGTCAACAGCATAGCGGTTCGCGGCCGCGACCAGGTGATGCTGAAGGTGGTGGTCGCAGAGGTGCAGCGCGACATCATCAAGCAGCTTGGCGTCGATTTGAGCGCCAACATGAGCTACGGCACCGCCGTCGTGAATTTCAATAACGCCAATCCTTTCACCTCAAACGGCGGCCCTTTGGTGAGTGGCAACAGCGCTGTGGGCGGCTTCGGCAAGAGCGTCGTCAACGGCGTGACGGTGCCGAGCGTTCAGGCGACGCTGCGCGCAATGGAAAACGCAGGCGTCATCCGCACGCTCGCCGAGCCCAGCCTGACCGCGATTTCCGGCGAATCGGCAAACTTCCTCGCCGGTGGCGAATTTCCCGTGCCGGGCATACCCAGTTGTACCGGAGGTGTCTGTACATCTCCGACGGTTCAGTTCAAGAAGTTCGGCATCTCGCTTGGCTTCACGCCGGTCGTCATGAGCGGAGGCCGGATCAGCCTGCACGTCGCGACCGAAGTATCGGAGCTTTCGCAAGAAGGCGCGTTCACCTACAACGGCACGACGGTGCCGTCGCTGAAAACCCGCCGCGCCGATACAACACTTGAAATCCCGTCCGGCGGCTCGATGGTCATGGCCGGGCTTATCAAGCAGCAGACCAAGCAGTCGATCAGCGGCATGCCGGGGGTATCCCAGATCCCGGTGCTGGGAACGCTGTTCCGCAGCCGCGACTACGTCAACAACAATACCGAGCTGATGATCCTGGTGACGCCTTACGTCGTGCGCGCCGTCGCGCAGAAGGATCTGTCGCGGCCCGACGACGGGTTCGCAGATGCATCGGACCCGCAGGCCGACCTGCTGGGCAGCATCAACCGCATCTACGGCGTTCCGGGTCGCGCCGAACCCGCGCGCCAATATCGCGGCAGCTATGGCTTCATCACCGACTGAGGCGGGGCAAGGAACGAAACGATGACATCCGCAGATTCCGCCGAACGCTACCGCAGTCTTCGCGTGGCTGTCCTCATAGCCGGCCTGGCCGCCGCGCTGGGCGCCTGCACGCATACGAGCCAGGAGGGCACCACCGCGAGCATTCCGAACGATTATCGCTTGCGGCATCCCATTGCGATCCAGGAAGCCAACCGGACCGTCAACATCTTCGTCGGCAACACGCGCGGCGGCCTGTCGGCATCGCAGCGCGCCGATGTCGTCGGGCTGGCGAGCGTCTGGCTCCGCGAAGGAACCGGCGCCATCGTCGCCGAGGTTCCGTCCGGCACCAGCAACGCCCGGGCCGCCGCCGATTCATTCAGGGAGGTGCGCTCTCTGTTGAGCGCCGCGGGCGTGCCGTCGCGCGGAATTATCGTCCGGCATTACCATCCCGCCGACCCGCGCCTGTTCGCAACCATTCGCCTTACCTATCCGAAAATCGCGGCCGTGGCGGGCCCCTGCGGCGTCTGGCCGGAAGACCTCGGCCCTTCGATCAAGAACAAGGGCTATCTCGACAACAAGCCGTACTGGAATTTTGGCTGCGCAAGCCAGCGCAATCTTGCTGCAATGGTCGATAATCCCTCCGACCTCGTGCAACCGCGCCCGGAAACGCCAGCCTATACCGCCCGTCGGACCTACGCGCTCGACAAGTATCGACAGGGTCAATCGTCAGCCACCGTCTATCCGGATGATAAGAGCAAAATCAGCAGTGTGGGACAATGATCAGTTACCCTCGCCAGGACGCAGAAGAGCCAACCGCCTCCCCTTCGCCGAAGGCCGACGATCATATCGCGCCGGCGCCGCGCGTATCGGTGCAGGCCTTTTGCGAGACGATGGAAACAGCCACGGCCGTGCAAGCGGCCGGCGAGGATCGCCGGCTGGGCAAGGCTCACCTCAAGATCCAGATGGGCGGCATGGTCGTCGCCGCGGAAGCCTATCGCTCGGCACCGACGCCGAACGTCATCATTCTCGAAACTGACGAGCGCGGCGATATCCTCGCCGGGCTCGACCAGCTTGCAACCGTGTGCGACGCAGGCACGCGCGTCATCGTGATCGGCCGCGTCAACGACGTCACGCTGTATCGCGAACTGGTCAAGCGTGGCGTCAGCGATTATGTCATCGCGCCGGTCACCGCCATCGACATCGTACGCGCGGTTTGCGGCCTGTTTTCAGCTCCTGAAGCCAAGGCAGTCGGCCGGGTCATCGCCGTTGCCGGCGCCAAGGGCGGCGTCGGCGCGTCGACGATCGCCCACAATGTCGCCTGGGCGATTGCACGCGATCTGGCGCTCGATTCCGTCGTCGCCGACCTCGATCTCGCCTTCGGCACGGCCGGGCTGGACTTTAATCAGGACCCGCCGCAAGGCATCGCCGATGCCGTGTTTTCGCCGGACCGCATCGACACGGCGTTCGTCGATCGGCTGTTGTCGAGATGCACCGATCATCTGAGCCTGCTCGCCGCGCCGGCGACGCTGGACCGGGTCTATGACTTTGGAACGGAGGCGTTCGACTCGATTCTCGATACCCTGCGGGCGACGATGCCCTGTATCGTGCTCGATATCCCGCATCAATGGTCGGGCTGGACCAAGCGCGCCCTGATCGGTGCGGACGACATCCTTATCGTCGCGACGCCCGATCTCGCCAACCTTCGCAACACGAAAAACCTGTTCGATCTGCTCAAGGCAGCGCGGCCGAACGACCGGCCTCCGCTCTATTGCCTCAACCAGGTCGGCGTTCCCAAGCGGCCCGAGATCAGCACCAACGAATTCGCCAAAGCCATTGAAAGCCAGCCGATTGTCAGCATCCCGTTCGACCCGCAGTTGTTCGGGTCGGCCGCGAACAACGGCCAGATGATCGCCGAAATCGCGGCGAGCCACCGCATCACGGACATGTTCTTGCAGATCGCCCAGCGCCTGACCGGCCGCGGCGAGGCAAAGAAGCCGCGAAAATCGTTTCTGCCGCCATTCATCGAGAAGTTGCGGGCGAAATAAGTCACTGCGTGGAGTACCGTCGTGTTTGGCAAGCGTAGCGGACCAGAGGACGACGCCCGGAAGATGGCGGGCCTGACGCTGGAGGCCGCCCCGGCCGTCCAGAATGTGCGAGCGCCCGCGGAGACCGCTTCGCCGGCCGTCGCCTCGCCGCCGCTCGCGCCGGCGCGCCCCGCCCCGCAGACGCCGGCCATCGAAGCCCGCCGGTCCGAAACCTATTATCAGGTCAAGGCGACGATTTTCGGCGCCCTGATCGAGGCCATCGATCTCGCCCAGCTTGCCAAGCTCGACGGCGAATCCGCGCGCGAGGAAATCCGCGACATCGTCAATGAGATCATCGCGATCAAAAACATCGTGATGTCGATCGCCGAGCAGGAAGAGCTGCTCGACGACATCTGCAACGACGTTCTCGGCTACGGTCCGCTCGAGCCGCTGCTGTCCCGCGACGACATCGCGGACATCATGGTCAACGGCGCCGGCACGGTCTTCATCGAAGTCGCCGGCAAGATCCAGCGGACCGGAATCCGGTTCCGCGACAACCAGCAACTGTTGAATATCTGCCAGCGGATCGTCAGCCAGGTCGGCCGCCGGGTCGATGAATCCTCGCCGATATGCGACGCCCGTCTCGCCGACGGATCCCGCGTCAACGCCATCGTTCCGCCGCTGGCGATCGACGGGCCCGCGCTGACAATCCGTAAATTCAGGAAGGACAAGCTGACCCTCGATCAACTGGTGAAGTTCGGCGCTATTACGCCGGAGGGCGGCACGATCCTCCAGATCATCGGACGCTGCCGCGCCAACGTCCTGATCTCGGGCGGCACCGGCTCCGGCAAGACCACGCTGCTGAATTGCCTCACGAACTATATCGACCACGACGAGCGCATCATCACCTGTGAAGACGCCGCCGAGCTTCAGTTGCAGCAGCCGCATGTGGTGCGGCTCGAAACCCGGCCGCCCAACATCGAGGGCGAGGGCCAGGTCTCGATGCGCGAACTGGTCCGAAACTGCCTTCGTATGCGCCCCGAGCGCATCATCGTCGGCGAGGTTCGCGGACCCGAGGCCTTCGATTTGCTGCAGGCCATGAACACCGGCCATGACGGCTCGATGGGCACGCTGCACGCCAATAACCCGCGCGAGGCGCTGTCGCGCTGCGAGTCGATGATCACGATGGGGGGCTTCGCGCTGCCCTCGCGCACCATCCGCGAGATGATCTGCGCCTCGATCGACGTCATCATTCAGGCTGCCCGCCTTCGCGACGGCTCGCGCCGTATCACTCACATCACCGAAGTGATGGGAATGGAAGGCGACACCATCATCACCCAGGAAATCTTCGTCTACGATCTGCTTGGCGAGGATGCCAACGGAAACGTGGTCGGCCGGCACCGCTCGACCGGAATCGGCCGGCCGCGGTTCTGGGAGCGCGCCCGGTACTATAACGAGGAGAAGCGGCTCGCGGCCGCGCTCGATGCGGCTGACGTCAAGATCGAGATCTGAGGACGCGCGCCCATGAACTTGCAGACCCTCGCACTGGCATTCATGGCTGCAACCGCGGTCGGCGGCGTCGCATGGGTGTTCCTGTATCCGGCGCTGTCGGGCGAGGCGAAGGCGGAGAAGCGCCGTTCGGCATTCGCGCGGACGGCGCCGGCTGTCCGTCAGGTCGACAGGGCCCAGCGCTCGCGTCGCGAGCAGATCGAGGGATCGCTGCGGGAAATCGAGCAACGCCAGAAGCGCGACCGCAAGATCGCGCTCAACGACCGCATCGCACAGGCCGGCCTGTCCTGGTCGAGGGAGAAATTTCTGATCGTCTCCGGCATTTTCGCCGCGGTCTGTTTTGCCGTTCCGATGTTTTCGGGAGCCGGGCCGGTCGCCGCGGTCGGCCTGGCATTCGCGGCGGGCTTCGGCTTGCCGCGCTGGCTGCTGGGCTTCCTCAAGACGCGCCGCGAGAAGGCGTTTCTGCGCGCGCTTCCCGATGCGGTGGACGTGATTGTTCGCGGCATCAAGGCCGGCCTGCCGCTGTTCGAATCCATCAAGGTCGTCGCGGCCGACTCGCCGGAACCGCTGAAAAGCGAATTCGCGGCGATCATCGAGACACAGGCAATCGGCATGCCGCTCGGCGATGCCTGTTCGCGCCTGTTCGAGCGCATGCCGGTTCCCGAAGCGAACTTCTTCGGCATCGTCATCTCGATCCAGCAGAAATCCGGCGGCAACCTGTCGGAAGCTCTCGGCAACCTGTCCAAGGTGCTGCGCGATCGCAAAAAGATGGCCGAGAAGATCCAGGCCATGTCGATGGAAGCCAAGGCGTCCGCCGCGATCATCGGCTCGCTGCCTCCGGTCGTCATGCTGCTGGTCTATCTGTCCACACCGGACTACATCGCGCTGCTGTGGACCCATCCCACCGGGCGGCTGATGCTGGCCGGCTGCGTGTTGTGGATGTCGGCTGGCATCTTGGTGATGAAGAAAATGATCAACTTCGACTTCTGACGGTGCATCATGCTCGACTTCCTGATCGAGAAACTCCACGATCCGCAGTTCATGACGATGGTCCTCGCCGCCATCGCCGCCAGCGCAACTGCCTATACTCTGATCACGCCGTTCTTCGCGGCGGAGGGGCTCACCAAGCGGATGAAGGCCGTCGCCAGCGAGCGCGAACGCATCCGGCAGCGCGAGCGCGAGCGGCTCGCGAAATCCGAAAAGGTCTCGCTTCGTCAGGTCCCGAAGCAGTTCGTCTCGAAGATCGTGGAAGACCTCAATCTCGGCAAGTGGGTGGCTCAGGAAGCCGCGCGCGAGAAGCTTGTCATGGCGGGGTATCGCGGCCAGGCTCCTTACATCACCTTCCTGTTCTTCCGCATGGTCACCCCGATCGTGATGCTGATCGGGGCAATCGTCTACGTTTTCCTGCTGTCACACATGAAGCAGTCCACCCCGATCAAGATCGGCATCTGTATCGGCGCTGCGTTTCTCGGCCTGCAGGCGCCCATGCTGTTTCTGAAGAACGCCATCGCCAAGCGGCAGCTCTCGATCAAACGAGCCTTCCCGGACGCGCTCGATCTGCTGCTGATCTGCATCGAATCCGGCATGTCCATCGAAGTCGCTTTCCGCAAGGTCAGCACGGAAATCGGCAGCCAGTCGGTCGCGCTGGCCGAGGAGTTCACGCTGACCACGGCCGAACTGTCGTACCTTCAGGACCGCAAGGTCGCCTACGAGAATCTGGCGAAACGCACCGGGATCGAAGGCGTGAAATCGGTGTGTCTCGCGCTCCAGCAGTCGGAACGATACGGTACTCCGCTCGCGCAAAGCCTTCGTGTGATGGCCCAGGAAAACCGCGACATGCGCATGACCGAAGCCGAGAAGAAGGCGGCTGCCCTGCCGCCCAAGTTGACGGTCCCGATGATCGTGTTCTTCCTGCCCGTGCTGTTCGTGGTCATTCTCGGGCCGACGGGCATCAAGATCGCGGCCCAAATGCATTGAGGACTTGCAATCGGCGGCGCAGGGGACCCGGCGGGCCGGTCACCCCTTGATGAATCCAACGCTCATGACTTGCGGGAATCCGGATCGAGACCATTTCCCGCACTGGCCCGCGCGTGGGCGCCGCGGCCGAGCATCTGCTTCAGATAGGCGACGTTAGCCGCGGCTTCGTCGGCGGGCAAATCGGCTTTCACGATGCTCTCAGCCTCGTCGAACCGGCCCTGCAAGCCGACGACCAGCGCCAGGTTCTGCCGGATCCGGCTGTCGGCCCGAGCGCTGGCGTAAGCGCGGCGCAACACCTTCTCGGCTTTTGGAAGCTCCTTGGTCAGAACATACGACATGCCCAGATTGGACAGCACCGAGGGCTCGTCGGGCCTGATCCTGAGCGCGCTCGCGTAATAGCGGCGGGCGTCATCGTGACGGCCGAGTTTGTCGAGCGTGGTCCCCTGGACCGAGAGAATTCGCCAGTCCGGATTTACCGGCGTGTGCGCCCGGCTGAGCACATCGAACGCCTCCTGGGACTGACCGTTGTCGGCTAGCGCCCGCCCCCAGCCAGCTAGCACCGCCTTGTTGCCCGGATTCAGGATCGCGGCGCGTTCCAGCACCGCAACGGCCTGGGCGCGCTGCCCGATGGCACGCAACGCCTGTCCGTACTTCAGGGCCGCATCGGGGTCCTTGGGATTGGCGCGAAATCGCTCACCATAGACTTCGGCGGTGCGATGAGGATCGGTTGCGGGATTCGCCTCCGCCCTTGCGCCGAGCGAGCCGGTGATGTCAGGCATGCCCGCGGTCTGACAACCGGCGAGTCCGGCCGCCAGCACCGCCGTCACGGCTGCGGATGCGAGGAGCCTGGCGAGACACGACTGCTGACGCATGGCACCTACTCGCAATTGCTGGACGATCGGGAAGCTGGACGGTTTCAGCAATAGACTGTTAACCCTAACGTCTGGTTAACTACCCTGCCTGACACCCAAGCCTCCTCCCGTTAAAAGACCTCATCAAACCGAGAGATCGAGACAACCATGCATCCCGCGTTTGCGACCGCGCCGGCCGGAGAGGCCGTTCCGATCACCTTTGTGGCCAAGGCCACGTGGAAAACGATGGGTGCAACGCTTGACGGTCCGGCACGCCGGTTTGCGGAGGCGAGCGGCTTTGCGGCGAAGCCGGGGCAGTACCTCGCGCTGCCCGCAGCGAACGGCGACGTCTCACACATTCTCTTCGGACTTGGCGATGCATCGGACCTCGCGCGCGATCCCTTTCTCGCCGGCAAGCTGCCGGGGCTGTTGCCCGCCGGAACATTCCGCTTTGCCAATTCACCGCACGATATGCATCTCGCGGCGCTGGCGTTCGCGCTCGGCAACTACCGCTTCGATCGCTACCGCAAGACAGACGCACCGAAAGCGCGGCTGGTGCCGCCCAACGGCATCGACATCGCGGCGATCTCGCGGATGGCGGAAGCCGCAACGCTTGCCCGCGACCTGATCAATACGCCGGCCAACGATATGGGACCGGAGGAGCTTGCGGCGACGGCCGAGAACCTTGCGCAGCGTTTCGGCGCGGAATTCGGCTGCGTCGTCGGCGACGATTTGAGGCACCGGAATTTTCCGCTGATCCATGCGGTCGGCATGGCCTCGCCGCGCGCACCGCGCCTGATCGATATCGCCTGGGGCGATCCCGCGCACCCGAAGGTTACGCTGGTCGGGAAAGGCGTCTGCTTCGATACCGGCGGCGTCGATCTCAAAACCGCCAGCGGCATGGCCATCATGAAGAAGGACATGGGCGGCGCGGCCAACGTGCTGGCTTTAGCGCTGATGGTCATGGATGCGAAGCTGAAGGTCCGGCTGCGCGTGCTGATCCCGGCGGTCGAAAACTCCGTGGCCGGCAACGCGTTCCGGCCGCTCGACATCTTTCCGTCGCGCAAGGGACCGACGGTGGAAATCGGCAACACCGACGCCGAGGGCCGGCTGGTCCTCGCCGACGCGCTGGCGCTGGCCGATGAAGAGACGCCCGACCTGCTGATCGATCTGGGGACGCTCACCGGCGCGGCGCGCGTGGCGCTGGGACCGGATATTCCGCCGTTCTATACGAGCGATGACGCATTGGCGCTCGATGTCGCGCGCTGCGCGCAAGCCGAGAACGATCCGCTGTGGCGGATGCCGCTCTGGCCTGCTTACGATTCGTGGCTCGATTCCAAGGTCGCCGACATCAACAATGCGCCGTCGGGCGGTTTTGCCGGCTCGATCGTCTGCGCGCTGTTCCTGCAGCGCTTCGTCGAAGCGGCGAAGAACTGGCTTCATGTCGACATCTATGGCTGGACGCCGTCGGCGAAACCGGCGCGTCCGGAAGGCGGCGAATGCCAGGCCGCGCGCGCGATCTACAGACTGCTGAGCGAACGTTATGGATGATCCGCGTCTCACGCCGGCCCGGCCGGAGGTCGCCGCCCGCTATCTCGAGGGCACGATCGAGGCAGCGCGCTTCGCCGATGGCGAGGAATGGGAGGTCGTTGACCCCGTGGCACCGCTGCGGCGCCAGCCTTCGCCCGATGCGATGCTCGACACCCAGGCGCTGCGCGGCGAGCGCGTCACGATCTACGACCACAACGCCGAAGGCTGGGCCTGGGGTCAGTTGAACGGCGACGGCTATGTCGGCTGGCTGCCCGACCGTACGCTCGCAAGGCCCGGCGCGGCACCGACGCACAAGGTCATTGCCTTGCGGACGTTTGCGTTTCCCGGACCATCGATCAAGCTACAGCCGGCCGAGACGCTGTCGCTCGGCGTCAGGCTGACCGTCCAGCGCCATGACGGCGTCTTCGCCATCGCCACCGGCAATCTCCACATACCCGCCATCCATGTCGCGCCGCTCGAACACATCGCGGTGGATTTCGTCACGGTCGCCGACATGTTCGTCGGAACGCCGTATCTGTGGGGCGGCAAGACCAGCCTCGGCATCGACTGCTCGGGCCTTGTGCAGGTGGCGCTCAATGCATCCGGCATCGGATGCCCGCGCGACAGCGACATGCAGGAGCGAGCCCTGGGCCGAACGCTATCGCCGGCGGAGGTGCAACAGCCTCGGCGTGGCGATTTGATGTTCTGGAAAGGACACGTCGCCATCGTCCGGGACGCGACAACGCTGGTCCACGCCAACGCGCATCACATGGCCACCGCCGTTGAGCGCATTGACGAGGCGACCGCCCGCATCAAGGCGGCGGGAAGCGAAGTGACGAGCGTGAAGCGGCTAGAGCATCGGGCGCTCATTTAAATCCATATCCGGCGGCATTGAAGTAGTTTGAGCACTCATGCGGAGAGAAGAGCGCGCAGATGTTGCCGATGGCCTTCCAAAGATCGTCGATGGTTCTGACAGCCCTGGCGCGTAGATGGGCCTTGAGTTTTGCGAAGGCCATTTCAATGGGATTGAGGTCCGGGCTATAGGGCGGCAGGAACAGGAGCCATGCGCCTTGCGCCCGGATCGCTTTTTCGGCCCGCTCACTTTTATGGCTGGAGAGGTTGTCGAGGATGACGACGTCGCCTGGCTTGAGGGCGGGCGCGAGCTGGGTTTCGACATAGGTCTCGAAGATCACCCGGTTCATTGGGGCATCAATGACCCAGGGGGCGATGAGGCCGTCGCACTTGAGGCCCGCCACGAAGGTCTGCGTGCCCCAATGGCCGAAGGGAGCCTTGCTGTTCAACCGTGTGCCTTTTGTTGAGCGTCCGCGCAGGCGCGTCATCTTGGTGGTGGTGCCGGTCTCGTCAATGAAGATCAGCCGCTCGCGCTGCTTGCGCATGATGGGCTGGCGGCCCACTTTCCACTCGGCCCGGGCCTTGGCCAGTTCAGGTCTGTCTTGTTCGCTGGCCCGAAGAGTTTTTTTTGAAGCTGAGCCCGCAGGCGATCAGAAACTTCGAAAGGGTCGACGGGTCGGCTTTGACGCCTTTGGCTTTCGACAGTTCTTTCGCCAGCTCAGGCATGGTGATGTCATCGCGGGCCGCCACAGCAGCGAGAATAAAGTCCCGGTGGGGCGCGAGCTTGCCATGCCGGAAGCCGCCGCGAGGCCGTGGATCAACCCGGCCGGTCTGCCGCCAGAGCCTCATCAAATTGACGACGAAAGACACCGAAGTTCCGAAGCGCTCCGCCGCATGGTGGCAGGAATGCCCCGCCTCGACATGCGCCACAACACGTTCACGAAGATCGTTCGACAAAGGATACGGCATGGCAAATCACCTCCGCATACTTTGAATCATTTTCAGCCTGATTTGTGAATCGCTTTCGATTCCAACTGACAACCCGTTGCTCTAGATTGATTTATTTTGCGCTCGATTCGCCCGGCGCAGTCTCAAGCCGGAAGGCCGCCGCAAACAGCGCGCGCGTGTAATCCGATTTCGGACTCTTGAACAGGTGCGACGCCGGCCCTTCCTCGACCACCTTGCCGTTCCGCATCACGATGAGATGGCTGGCAAGAGAGGCGACCACGCGCAGGTCATGCGAGATGAACATGTAGGTCAGGTCGCGCTTGCGCTGCAATTCGCGCAAGAGATCGACCATCTGCGCCTGGAACAGCATGTCGAGCGCGCTGGTCGGCTCGTCCAGCACGACGAAATTCGGCTCCAGCACCACGGCGCGCGCGATGCTGATGCGCTGGCGCTGGCCGCCGGAGAATTCGTGCGGATAGCGGAAGCGTGTCGCCGGATCGAGCCCGACATCCTTAAGCGCCTTGACCACCCGCGCCTCGCGCTCAGTGTCCGAAAGCGCTCGCTGATGCACGCTCAAACCCTCGGCCACGATATCGCCGACCGACATTCGCGGGCTCAACGCCCCGAACGGATCCTGAAACACAATCTGCATGTCGCGACGGAACGGCCGCATCGCCTTGAAGCGCAGCCCCTGGATGTTCTTGCTGAGGAACGCGATCGGGCCATCCGACGAGATCAGCCGCAACAGCGCCAGCCCGAGCGTGGTCTTGCCGGACCCGGATTCGCCGACGACGCCGAGCGTTTCGCCCTTGCGCACCTTCAGCGTCACGCCGTCCACCGCCTTGATGTGGCCGACCGTCTTGCGCAACAGACCGCGCCGGATCGGAAACCAGACCTTGAGATTGTCGGCTTCGATCACGACCGGGGACTCCGGCCGCGGCGGCGCCGGGTCGGGCTTCGGCTCCGCGGCCAGCAACTCGCGCGTGTAGGGATGGTGCGGCTCTTCAAAGACCTGCTCGACCGGTCCCTTCTCGACGATCTTGCCGCCGTTCATGACGCAAACACGGTCGGCGATGCGGCGGACGATGCCGAGATCGTGCGTGATGAACAACAGACTCATTCCGAGCCGGGCGCGGATATCCGCCAGCAGGGTAAGGATCTGCGCCTGCACGGTGACGTCGAGCGCGGTAGTCGGCTCGTCCGCTATCAGAAGGTCGGGTTCGTTGGCGAGCGCCATTGCGATCATGACCCGCTGGCGCTGGCCGCCGGACAATTGATGCGGGTAGCTGGCAAGCCGGGTCTCCGGATCGGGAATGCCAACTTGTGTCAGCAGCTCCAGGGTCCGCTTCCGTGCCGCCGCGCCGCGAACCCCGCCGTGCAGCAGCATTATCTCGCTGATCTGCGCTTCGATGGTGTGCAGCGGATTGAGCGAGGTCATCGGCTCCTGGAAGATGATCGAGATGTCGTTGCCGCGAATGCTCCTGATCTCGCGCTCCGACATGCCGAGCAGTTCGCGGCCTTTGAAGCGGATGTTGCCGGAGGGATGCGACGCGGCCGGATAGGGCAGAAGCTTCAGGACCGAGAGCGCGCTGACGGATTTTCCGGAGCCGGATTCGCCGACCAGCGCCACGCACTCGCCGCGTTTGATATCGAACGAAATACGATCGACGGCGACCGATGGTCCACCGGCATGGTGAAACGCAACGGACAGGTCGCGAACCTCGAGCAGCGGCTGGCTGGTGGCGTTCATGCCGGCCTACCTGAACGTCTTGCGCGGGTCGAAGGCATCGCGCACGGCTTCGCCGATGAAAATCAAGAGCGACAGCATGATCGCGAGCGCGAAAAATCCGGTGAACCCAAGCCACGGCGCCTGCACGTTGGCCTTGCCCTGCGCCAGCATTTCGCCGAGCGAGGGCGAGCCCGGCGGCAGCCCGAAGCCGAGGAAATCCAGTGCGGTCAGGGTCATCACCGACGACGACACGATGAACGGCAGGAACGTCATGGTCGCGACCATAGCGTTGGGCAGAAGATGGCGGAACATGATGGTCGCGTTCGACACGCCGAGCGCCCGCGCCGCCGTGATGTATTCGAAGTTACGGCCGCGCAGGAATTCGGCGCGCACCAGACCGACCAGCGAGACCCACGAGAACAGCAGCAGGATTCCGAGCAGCACGAAGAATCCCGGCACCAGCACCGACGACAGTATCAAGAGCAGATAGAGCGAGGGGATCGCGGTCCAGACTTCGATGAAGCGCTGGAATCCGAGATCGATCCAGCCGCCGAAATATCCCTGCACGCCGCCGGCCGCGATGCCGATGATCGACGACACAATGGTCAGGCAGAGTCCGAACAGGACCGAGATGCGGAATCCGTAAATCAGCCGCGCTACGACGTCGCGCCCCTGATCGTCGGTGCCGAGCCAGTTGTATTCGAGATCGCGACAACCTGTGAGGTGCTTTCTCTGCACCACATCCTTGCATTCAGCCTCGGTCAGAAGCCAGGTCGGTTTCGAGGGCGCCGGCGTCGGCAGATCGAGGTTGTGGGTGTCGTAGGAATAGCGGATCAGCGGCCAGATGATGGTGCCGCCCTTCGCCGCGATCAGCTTCTGCAAATAGGGATCGCGATAGTCGGCGGCGGTCTGGAAGTCGCCGCCGAACGCGGTTTCCGGATAGGTCACGAATGCCGGAAAATAGAGATGCCCGTCGAAGCTGATCAGGAACGGCCGGTCGTTGGCGATCAATTCCGCAAACAGCGAAATGAAAAACAGGATCAGGAATATCCAGAGCGACCAGTAGCCGCGCCGGTTCGATTTGAAGCTCTGCCAGCGGCGACGATTGAGCGGCGACAGGCGGAGCGGATGGCGCGCCGGCGGCACCGCTTCGCCCAGCGGCGAGACGGCTCCGGATTCGA from Nitrobacter sp. NHB1 carries:
- a CDS encoding type II secretion system F family protein codes for the protein MLDFLIEKLHDPQFMTMVLAAIAASATAYTLITPFFAAEGLTKRMKAVASERERIRQRERERLAKSEKVSLRQVPKQFVSKIVEDLNLGKWVAQEAAREKLVMAGYRGQAPYITFLFFRMVTPIVMLIGAIVYVFLLSHMKQSTPIKIGICIGAAFLGLQAPMLFLKNAIAKRQLSIKRAFPDALDLLLICIESGMSIEVAFRKVSTEIGSQSVALAEEFTLTTAELSYLQDRKVAYENLAKRTGIEGVKSVCLALQQSERYGTPLAQSLRVMAQENRDMRMTEAEKKAAALPPKLTVPMIVFFLPVLFVVILGPTGIKIAAQMH
- a CDS encoding tetratricopeptide repeat protein gives rise to the protein MRQQSCLARLLASAAVTAVLAAGLAGCQTAGMPDITGSLGARAEANPATDPHRTAEVYGERFRANPKDPDAALKYGQALRAIGQRAQAVAVLERAAILNPGNKAVLAGWGRALADNGQSQEAFDVLSRAHTPVNPDWRILSVQGTTLDKLGRHDDARRYYASALRIRPDEPSVLSNLGMSYVLTKELPKAEKVLRRAYASARADSRIRQNLALVVGLQGRFDEAESIVKADLPADEAAANVAYLKQMLGRGAHARASAGNGLDPDSRKS
- a CDS encoding leucyl aminopeptidase family protein, which translates into the protein MHPAFATAPAGEAVPITFVAKATWKTMGATLDGPARRFAEASGFAAKPGQYLALPAANGDVSHILFGLGDASDLARDPFLAGKLPGLLPAGTFRFANSPHDMHLAALAFALGNYRFDRYRKTDAPKARLVPPNGIDIAAISRMAEAATLARDLINTPANDMGPEELAATAENLAQRFGAEFGCVVGDDLRHRNFPLIHAVGMASPRAPRLIDIAWGDPAHPKVTLVGKGVCFDTGGVDLKTASGMAIMKKDMGGAANVLALALMVMDAKLKVRLRVLIPAVENSVAGNAFRPLDIFPSRKGPTVEIGNTDAEGRLVLADALALADEETPDLLIDLGTLTGAARVALGPDIPPFYTSDDALALDVARCAQAENDPLWRMPLWPAYDSWLDSKVADINNAPSGGFAGSIVCALFLQRFVEAAKNWLHVDIYGWTPSAKPARPEGGECQAARAIYRLLSERYG
- a CDS encoding C40 family peptidase; its protein translation is MDDPRLTPARPEVAARYLEGTIEAARFADGEEWEVVDPVAPLRRQPSPDAMLDTQALRGERVTIYDHNAEGWAWGQLNGDGYVGWLPDRTLARPGAAPTHKVIALRTFAFPGPSIKLQPAETLSLGVRLTVQRHDGVFAIATGNLHIPAIHVAPLEHIAVDFVTVADMFVGTPYLWGGKTSLGIDCSGLVQVALNASGIGCPRDSDMQERALGRTLSPAEVQQPRRGDLMFWKGHVAIVRDATTLVHANAHHMATAVERIDEATARIKAAGSEVTSVKRLEHRALI
- a CDS encoding IS630 family transposase (programmed frameshift), with translation MPYPLSNDLRERVVAHVEAGHSCHHAAERFGTSVSFVVNLMRLWRQTGRVDPRPRGGFRHGKLAPHRDFILAAVAARDDITMPELAKELSKAKGVKADPSTLSKFLISPAGSASKKTLRASEQDRPELAKARAEWKVGRQPIMRKQRERLIFIDETGTTTKMTRLRGRSTKGTRLNSKAPFGHWGTQTFVAGLKCDGLIAPWVIDAPMNRVIFETYVETQLAPALKPGDVVILDNLSSHKSERAEKAIRAQGAWLLFLPPYSPDLNPIEMAFAKLKAHLRARAVRTIDDLWKAIGNICALFSPHECSNYFNAAGYGFK